The DNA sequence GTACTGTCTCGCTGTACAGTTTAACGTGCTTCAGTTCCTTCCCTTAATTCATTGGAGGGAAAAGGCATTTGCAACTTTCTCAGCAGAATGCAGTAACCTGTGTTGCCGTTTTGATAGAGCTACGTGCTACCGTTTGCTACCGCTGGTTCTCTACAGTACTACCTAGGCTACATTATCTTGTCGTTTTTGGACGCAGACCCCAGTCCACCTGTCTGCATGTCACATTTCGTATCATCATAACAGACTTTGACATGCCGACCTTCATCgtttacatttaacattcatACACTGCACAatgtcctctctgtgtgtgtgggcatgaaTGAAACATTCCTATATTAGTCTATTCCCTTTAGATTTACTACCTGATTTCCCAGAATTTTGAATACAGTACCTGACCCGAGCGTGACTAACAGGTAAACAGACTATCGTACGTCATACTCTACCCGATGTACCGACAGTGAATGCCCTAGCGGGGTTGGGGGGCACACACCTGTGCCATCTGGGGAATGTCAGTCAACCTGTGCTGTGATTGAGCTGTCACTCAAGCCCAGGGCAGTCAGTGCCACGTCCCCTTCTGAAGCACGGCTGGGGCCTGCGGTCAGGCCTGCCTGAAACTGTGGACTGCGTGTGAATGAGGATCTGGCTGCAGCCTGTGGCTGGGGTCAGCGCTGGGCAAACGATACACCCCCAgtactgacctgagatcagttAAGACAAACctcacccaaaccccaaccTCTTTATACGGAGAAGCCCAACAGATCCAGGCACAGTAAGTAGAGGCACAATCTGAGGACAGCTTTAGGTGTTTTCAGGAGTCCAGGGGTGTGTTCCAaccacttattttttttcctttcctagTACGGAAGGCCAAGTGGGTCAAAAATACGTGGAATTGACGTCTGGAATTACGTGTGGTCAATGTCGGCTCGTTCCATGAGCttatttttttgtctccttCCTTTCCTAGCTCAAAGCTCCACCCATTGGAGGAAGCAAGGAATGGACGCAGGCAGAGAGGAACCGAGGATGTCCTCAAAGATGGCGCACCTTGATCAATTTCCAGTTCAGTCAAGGACCTCGGAGACAAATAAAATAGGCAGTTGGAATGCACCCACATTGACAATGCATGATTCCAGACTTCAACGTCACACACAATTATTTGACCCGttttggccttccatactaggaaaggaggcaaggaaaggaagcgaGGAGGTGAAGAAATAAGTGACTGGAAAGCACCCCGAGGTCTTGTCCAAGGACCCTCATCAGCGCGCTGTGGGCGTCTGCCTCGCTGCCTGTCCAGGCCCATCGGGGGTCCTCTCGCCTGGTCTGTGGTTGGGGCTGTAGGTGTCCACCCAGCTGCCGGAAGGCTCCCCGGAGCCGCCGGGGGCGACGATGGGGGGGATGAGGCTGTCCAGCTGCTGCCTGTTACCCGACTCCAGGAGCCACTCATGGAACTTCTGCTCCACCAGGGCCTGGAACTGCCGCCGCTGGTCTCTGGGGGGTCACGGAGAACACAGGTTGGCACAGGAGAACACAGGTTTGCACAGGAGGACACAGGTTTGCACAGGAGGATGCAGCAGGAGTCTAaatatctatgtgtgtgtgcatgtaacaTGAGcccaaaaatgtattatattttaccAACCAATCCTTCTACTTAATGACATTAACAGTAATGGCTTTGAATAATATCTCCATAGGGCTGTGTGGTATTTTAAATCAGTATTTTaagtgcaataataataacttcCACTATGTGGCGTATGATAgattaaatcagtttttttaaacgctAACAAAATAACTGCCGGCATTGGGGCACATAGGCAACATCGCAGCCCTTGATTAAGTTCATTTTCACATCAGGTCCGCTCAGGAGCGAAGTGAAGCGCGTGCGTCACTCACTTGGTGAGACGGGCGTCTTTGACGGTCGTCTGCCATTCCTGCACTCGGCGTTCCCGCTCGTCCAGGGCCGCCTTGtagggggggggcagccccCCGGGAATTTCGCAGGTATCCCCTTCCATCTGGAAGGGTATCGCCATGGGGCAGAACTCGCTGGGCGGCAGCAGGCGGTAGGGCgggttttcggggggggggtgcccctCGGAACCCAGCGTCAGGGGCTGGTCCCAGACGTTGGGGACCACGGCCAGGCCGGCCTTGGCCATGTCGTCCTCCAGGGAGGGGTAGTGCGTGTGGAAGGGCCCCAGCGTCAGGGCGGCGTTGCCGGGCAGCAGCAGGGGTCGGGTGGGGGTGAGGGCGTGGAGGGTGCAGCGGGAGGAGGCCCCCACGGCCACGTGGCCGGCCACGCACACCACCCTGACGTTCTCGCAGCTCTGCACGTGAACGCTGGTCTCCACCGGGCCCAGCACCACCGTGCTGTTCCGACACTTATCCAGACACACAGACCTACGACACAAGGGCGCCCACGGCCTCCTTAAATCACCGGATCTTACACTTTTACGCACCAAAATTTGAAATTCAGTACCTTCCAGGAACCCGTCAAATACACATTCTATCATAGCGTATTGGTCCACAGATTAATTTCGGGGCCCATCTCATCACCCATTTTGGGTGCCGACCCACAGTTCAAGAAACACTGCCTGGAATAATAAGGAAGTGCTGTACATACAGTGTCTTTCAACCTGCGAGTCAAACACGTGCAATCACTAAATACTGCTGGAGGTTTCCGGCCGATCCAGTGGTGAGGGTTGTTCCCTGCCGAACGCGGAGTCCTACCTGAGGGGGCACAGGAGGTAGATGAAGGCCTCGGTGCAGCGGTGCACTTTGATGTTGGCGCCGGCCAGTTTGTCCGAGTTCTTGGCCAGCGTCTGCCGGAACACCTGGGACATCAGGACCACTCTGCTGCCGGGCGGTGCCACGTGGGTGTTGCGGGCGATCTTGGCTCTCTTCATGGAGCCTTCCACTGCAAAACGGGGGGGTTCGGAACGGCCCAGTTAACTGGCACTACAGCCCTGCTCCACTGCTGAACACTCTACACAAAACATCTACAATTTTTTAACAAGGGTcacaatgaggaaaaaaatatatatagcgAATGTGCTTccaaaattaatatataaatgtgcTCAAAAAATAAGCCTTTAATTACTTGAAACCTTCAAGAATTGGTATTCTGAAGTATGAAATCTGTAACGGGGGGTGGAGATGGGGACAGGGAGCAGGGacgggggtggggatggggacgggggtggtgacaggggcggggggcgggggacgagGGTGGAGACAGGGGCGGAGGACGGGGGTGGAGACAGGGGCGGGGGACGAGGGTGGAGAcaggggcgggggacgggggtggtGACAGGGGCGGGGGACGAGGGTGGAGACCGGGGGCGGACGGGGGTGGAGACAGGGGCAGGGGACGAGGGTGGAGACAGGGGCAGGGGACGGGGGTGGTGAcaggggcgggggacgggggtggaGACGGGCAGGGGACGAGGGTGGAGACcggggggggacaggggtggagacaggggcgggggacgggggtggaGACAGGGACGGGGGGACGGTGGTGGTGAcaggggcgggggacgggggtgga is a window from the Anguilla anguilla isolate fAngAng1 chromosome 3, fAngAng1.pri, whole genome shotgun sequence genome containing:
- the tbccd1 gene encoding TBCC domain-containing protein 1, yielding MEQDGTSVWARLEPFLLGALQVPPSAKLSLHYLRKMAAYVRTREGCYPLLGWPMWRHIACGKLQLPEDLAWLYFETFDLLTPHVPEERLGRAEALSQCSSAKELDRVRSKLSVDTLQFLLFLYMQQLNRVSLRTSLIGEEWPSPRARSPSPSSDRETKTNSQNKNWDDQAHLTFVQTHLSDLLELLVEPGQLSRSGQAVRDSQISAEAVQGLSFLLEGCVSRGRTVHPVHRLLSRAPLQAQAGYSQLSRSFSLQQLQTWLRQTLCLNPFGTSACLRSGKKLAWAHQVEGSMKRAKIARNTHVAPPGSRVVLMSQVFRQTLAKNSDKLAGANIKVHRCTEAFIYLLCPLRSVCLDKCRNSTVVLGPVETSVHVQSCENVRVVCVAGHVAVGASSRCTLHALTPTRPLLLPGNAALTLGPFHTHYPSLEDDMAKAGLAVVPNVWDQPLTLGSEGHPPPENPPYRLLPPSEFCPMAIPFQMEGDTCEIPGGLPPPYKAALDERERRVQEWQTTVKDARLTKDQRRQFQALVEQKFHEWLLESGNRQQLDSLIPPIVAPGGSGEPSGSWVDTYSPNHRPGERTPDGPGQAARQTPTAR